CCGCGGTCACGTCGCGGGCGAGGTTCGCCGGGACGTGCTCTAAGACGAGCGAGAACGCCCCTGCGTCCTCGTGGGCCAGGGCGAGCTCGAGGATGCGCTCGGCGGCCGCCTGGTCAGTTCCCTGGCGAGGGTAGCCGCCGTACTGGTTGACGTGCTGGGGCGTCAGCCCGAGGTGAGCCATCACCGGGATGCCGAGCTGGACCATCTTTTCGGTCAGGGAAACGGTATGGGGACCGCTCTCGAGTTTGACGGCCTCGGCGCCCGCCTCTTTGAGCATCCGGCCGGCGTTCTCGAGACTCGTCTGCTCGTCGGTGCCGTAGCTGAGAAACGGCATGTCGGCGATCACGAGCGCCTCCTCGGTCGCACGGGTGACGGTCGCGGTGTGTCTGGCAATGTCGTCGACGTCGACGGGAACCGTCGTCTCGTATCCCAGGGCGACGTTGCCGACGCTGTCGCCGACGAGGATGACGTCGATGCCGGCTTCGTCGACGATCTCGGCCGTCGGCGCGTCGTACGCGGTCAGCATCGTGATCGGTTCGTTCCCTGCCTTCGCGCGGACGTCCCGTACGGATGGCATACCTACAGGTACTCCTCATCAGGTTAAACCCCACCGTTCTCGGCTCAGAGCCGGTCACGTCCCGGATCGACGCCGGAAACGGCGGGCTTAATAGCACAGCCCCGCGACCTGCGGTCGTGCCAGAACGCGTCGAGACGACCGATCCGGAGGGGGTCGACTACGGCTGGGTGATGCAGGTGACGTTCGTCACGACGATCCTCGTCGGCGCGCCCCTGGTCGCTCTCGCGTCGATGACCGTCGACCTCTCGACGTGGACCGAACGAGCCACGTTCGCGATCCAGGTCGGTGCCCCCGTCTGGTTCCTGACGGCGATCGCCGTCTTCGCCTACGCGAAGTACGCCCAGGCCCAGGATCATGACTGATGGGCCATCGGGCCACAGCCAGCGATACCGGCCAGCCCCGAGGCGCGGCGGTTCGTCTCGGGGAGCCCGCCGTTTCGTCTCGGCGAACACGACGATTCTTCTCAGGGAGGCGTGACCACCGCCCGACCCTCGATCTCCCCGTGCTCGAGTCGCTCGGCCACCGTGTTGATCTCGGCTAACTCGTAGCGGTCGGTGTGTAGCTCGACGAGGTCGCGGTCGACGAGGGCGACGAGTTCCTGTAACTCGGCGTAGCGGCCCACGAGCGTCCCCTTGAACGAGAACTCGCCGTTGACCAGCGCCTGGCAGGGTTCGTGGATGTGGCCGCCGTAGCCGATCACGTGGTGGTCACCGCCGGCGGCAACGATCTCGGGGGCGTAGGCGGTCGTCTCGTCGCGGCCCACGAAGTCGAGCACCTGCTGGGCCCCTTCGCCGTCGGTGAGGTCTGCGACGACCGAGGGGAGATCCTCATCACTCGAGTTGACCGTGTGGTCGGCGTCGAGTTGGTCGGCGAGCTCGAGCGCCTCGTCCTTGACGTCGACGGCAACGACGTCGGCGGCGCTCATCGCTTGGAGGCACTGGAGCCCGATGTGGCCCAGGCCGCCGATCCCGATGACGACGGCCATGTCGCCGGGGTTCAGCTCGCGGACGGCTCGTTTGGCGGCGTGGTACGCGGTGATCCCGGCGTCAGCGTGGGGGGCGATCTCGGTGGGGTCGACGCCGTCGGGCAGCGGGATGACGGCGCGCTCGTTCGTCTTCAGGTACTCGGCGAAGCCGCCGTCGGTCGTGAGGCCGTTGAAGTCGCTGTTCTCACAGTACATGTCCTCGCCGAGCCGGCAGGGGCGGCAGATGCCGCAGGTCTGGACGGGATGGCAGATGACCGGGTCGCCCTCGGAGACGAGCGTCACTTCCTCGCCCACCTCAGTGACGATCCCGGCGTTTTCGTGGCCGAGCGTCATCGGCAGCTCCTGGGGGGCGTACTCGGTCCACATTCCCTCGATGATGTGGTTGTCCGTCTGGCACCAGCCGGCACCGGACACTTCGACGATCACGTCGTCCGACCGCTCGGCCGACGGCCGGTCTACCTCGTCGATCGAGAGGGCGTCGCTCATGTCGTCGGTGTACTCGTGGAGTCTCGCGGCGTGCATGGTAGCACGTGACGAGTCAACACACGTCGATAAAAAGCCTCGCGCCGGTCCTGATCGACAGGTTCCGCATGTCGGCGTTGCGTCTGCAAGCCCTCGGATTAAGCCACTATTTCCGCGGCGAGGTGATCACGGTAATAGACGATTGACGAGAGCCGGCCGAACGTCGTCGGAACTGGGAGACTCACACCGATTGAAACGTGGAGAAAGAGTAATCCATGGTGGTGTGGTCCCACATGCCACAATGTACCACCAGGACGGCGAGGACGTGTTCGTCATCGACGGTCACGTCCACCTCTGGGACGCGAGCGAGGAGAACATCACACACCAGGGTGGCGAGGAGTTCATCCAGTGTTTCTATGACTACCACACGACGTTCACGCCGGAAGAACGCCAGTGGGACCTCGACGAGGAGTATCGCCAGTACGGCGCCGAGCGGATGGTCACCGACCTGTTCGAGAACGCCGCCGTCGACATGGCGATCTTTCAGCCGACGTACCTCACCGACTTCTACGACGAGGGGTTCAACACCACCGAGCAGAACGCCGAACTCGCACTCGAGTACCCCGAACGGTTCGTGCTCAACGGCAGCTTCGACCCGCGAGATGGTGAGCCAGGCCTCGAGTACCTCGAGGAACTCCACGAGACGTACGACCTCAAGGGCGTGAAAGTGTACACCGCCGAGTGGCGCGGCGAGTCGAAGGGGTGGCGACTCGACGACGAGGAGGCGTTCGAGTTCTTAGAGAAGTGCGTCGAACTCGGAATCGAGAATATCCACCCCCACAAAGGGCCGACGATCCGGCCGCTAAACCGTGACGCCTTCGACGTGAAAGACGTCGACGACGCCGCCTCGTCGTTTCCCGACCTGAACTTCGTCGTCGAACACGTCGGCCTGCCCCGACTCGACGACTTCTGCTGGATCGCCGGCCAGGAGCCGAACGTCTACGGCGGGCTCGCGGTCGCCGCGCCGTTCGCCCAGAACCGCCCGGGCAAGTTCTCGGAGATCATGTCCGAACTGCTGTGGTGGCTCGGCGAGGACCGTCTGCTCTTCGGTTCGGACTACGCGCTCTGGAACCCCGACTGGCTCGTCGAGACCGTCATGGAGGCCGAACTCACCCCAGAACACCGCGCGGAGTACGGCGTCGAGTGGGACATAGAGACGAAACAGAAGGTGATGGGCGAGAACGCCGCCGAGCTGTACGACATCGACCTCGAGGAGAGGAAACGACAGTTCCGCGAGGACGAGATTACCGAGGCGTTCGGCCTCGAGGACCACTACGCGGGCGAACCCGCGGCGGCCGACGACTGATGGCGGGGGAACGACCCCGGCGACCGACGCCGGCGGAGCCGCGGCGAGCGGACGTGCTCGAGGCCCTCGAGCCCGTGACGGACCCGGAACTCGACCGTTCGATCGTCGACCTCGAGTACGTCGATTCAGTCGAGATCGGCGACGACGGGTCACACGTCGCCGTCCGAATCACCCTCCCGACGGCGTGGTGTTCGCCGGCGTTCGCCTGGATGATGGCCGTCGACGCCCGCGACGCGATCGAGGCGCTGCCGGCGGTCGAGACGGCGACGATCACCCTCGGTGAGCACATGCACGAGGCGGAGATCAACCGCGGCGTGAACGACGGGCTGCGCTTCGGCGAGGCGTTCCCCGACGCCGACGGCGACGTCGCGGGCGTCCGCGCCGAACTCGACGAGAAAGCGCGCGTCGCCCGACAGTACGACGCCGTCGAGGCCCTGCTCGAGGCCGGCTTTGCGCCGGACCAGATCGTGGCGCTTCGTAAGCGCGATCTCGAGGAGGGAGGAGACGAAGTCGTCGTCTACCTGCACGAGCGGGCCGTCGGGGTGTTCGTCCCGGCCGACCCGCTCGAGCGCTACCTCGAGAAGGCCTGCGAGACCGGCGTCGTGTCCGGCCCGGACGACGTGCTGTTCCGGACGCCGGAAGGCGAGCCGATCGCTCCTGACGAGTTCGACCTCGTCCACCGGCGCGGTCGGCTGGCCCGGGTCAACATGTCGACCCAGGGTGGCGTCTGTGCCGGCCTTCACGAAGCCCGGCAGCAGCGACTCGAGGAGTCGACCGACGACTGACCGGGTTCGACGGATTCCCGTTCGCTCGCGCCCGTTCGTGTGAGACAGTCGGGAGCGAGGGCACGACCCAACTCAGTGTCCCGACGGGCCGTCCCCGACGTACTCGAACTTCGTGCCGGCCCGGTCGGCCGTCGCCTTATCGCGCGCCGAATCGCCGACGAACAGCGTCCGTTCGGGTTCGACCCCGAGTCCGTGAACGGCCTCGAGCAGCGGCTCGGGGTGGGGTTTTCGGTTCGTCACCGTGTCCCGGCCGACGACGACCTCGACGGCCTCGAGCAGGCCGTGTTCCTCGAGGGCGATCCGACACGCCGCCTCGCAGTTGAGCGAACAGACGCCGACGGGGACCTCGCGGGTGAGCAACTCGTCGGCGTGGGCGAGCCGCCTCGAGGTCCGGGCGCCCTCACGTTCGTGGGCGGCGATGACCCTCTCGACGTCCGTGTGGAAATCGGTGCCCTCGGCGGCCTCGAGGAGCTCCCAGAGGGTTTTGCCGGGTGGCTCGAGGTTCGCCGACTCGTACACGTCGCGGACGTCGTCGGTGGCCGCCGCCCAGTCGACGGCGAGGTGGACGAGGGTGCCGTCGAGGTCGTAGACGATTGCGTCGTACTCCGTCACGAGCGGTGAGACGAACGGCGGGGGATTCAAGACTTCGGTCGGTTCTCGCTTATTTCTCGAGGGAGAGGTGCTCCCCCACGCCCTCGATCGCGGCCAGTTGCTCGGACAGCGCGTCGGCCTCCTCGTCGTCCAGCAGCCGGAGCGGGCTCCGCAACGGCCCGGCGTCGAACCCCCGCATGGGGAGGGTGCTCTTGACGCCCGCCATGTAGCCGCCGCCGGACTTGAACGCGCGCCGGACGGCGAACACCTGCCGCTGGAGATCGTGAGCCTGCGCCTCGTCGCCTTCGTCGTAGGCCTCGTACAGCTCGACGACGAGTTCGGGGAAGACGTTGGCGACGGCGCTGACCATCCCCGCACAGCCGACTTCGAGGCCCGCAAAGAGCAGCGAGTCCGAGCCGGCGAGGTAGGTGAGGTCGGGACAGGCGTCCATCGCCTGGACGAGCCAGGGGACGTCCTTGCTCGAGTCTTTCACCCCGGCGACGCCGTCGATCGCGGCGAGTTCCTCGAGGGTCTCGAGCGACAGCCGATTGCCCGTCCGGCCGGGGATGTGATAGACGTAGATCGGTACGGAGACGGCCTCGGCCACTCGCTGGTAGTGTTCGACCGCGCCCCGTCCATCGAGGGGAAAGTAGTACGGCGTGACGACGACGACCCCATCGGCACCGACTGATTCGGCGTGCTCGGCGTGGGCGACCGTCTGGCGCGTGCTGGGTGCGCCGACGCCCGCGATGACGGGCACCTCGCCGCCGACCTCGTCGACGACGGCCTCGACGACGCGGTCGCGTTCGGCGTCCGTGAGGAGCGCGAACTCGCCGTTCGTCCCGAGGGGGAAGACGCCGTGGACGCCGCGGTCGACGACGAACCTGGCGTGGGCGGCCGTCCGCTCGAGGTCGAGCGACTCCTCGTCGTCGAAGGCCGTGATCGTCGGCGGCACGACGCCGGCGAGCGAGAGCGGATCGACCGCTCCCGGTTCGTGCAGTGACATACCCCGGTTTCCACCGGGGACGGCAATAAACGTCCGCGTTGAACGCGATCGTCGCCCCCTCACCCGGATCGCCGTCCGTCGGGATCAGCCCAGCCGTGCGAACCGGTTGAGCGCGTACACGGTTCGCAAGACGTCGACGCTCTTTCCGCGGTCGAACACCAGTTCGTCGGTCTCGAGGACGTGCTCGAGCGTCTCCCGCGAGGCGTGGTCGGGGGCCGCGGAGAGCCCACAGTCGTGCTCGGCGACCCACCGCATTACGCGCAGGTCGCTCTTCGAGTCGCCCATCACGAGCGCGAACGGGTCGTCGACGCCGAGGACGTCGAGGGCGCGCTCGACGCCGGTAACTTTGTTCAGCTCGAGGCTGCTGATCTCGGCGGCGTCGGCCTCGTAGTAGGCCACGTCGATCCGTTCTAAGATCGACGCGAGTGCCGTGGGAACGTCGTCGACGGAGACGTCGGGGTACTCGCCTTCTCGCTCGAGGACGGCCCGGATCTCGGTGTCGCCTGCGGCGTAGAACGCTCGCGTCCACGCCGGGGCTTCCTCGAGGACGGTCTCTGCGGCGTCGGAGGCGGCCGTTGCGAGCAAGTCGAGCAGGTAGACGAGTGCTCGGTCGATGATTTCGCGCGCCTGCGAGGATCCCGTCTCGAAGTTCGGCTTCATCGTGACGTTGAACTCGTTGCCCTGCAGGTGACAGCCGCGCCTGAGCTCCGCCGGGGCGTCGGGCAGCACGCGAGCGCGGACGTCGTCGAAGACGTCGCGGATCTCCGCCTCGAGCTCTTCGTAGAGCAGCTGCTTCGTGTCCGCGCCGTGGCCTGGCGTGAACACGCCGGTGCCCGCCTCGTAGACGATCGAGAGCTCGCCCGAGTGGACGATCTCGCTCCCCAGCCCCTGGATAGCGAAGCCTTTGACGTTCTCTAAGGTCTGGCCGGTGCAGATGACGATCGGCACACCAGCCTCGTGGAACTCGGTGAGGACGTGCAGCGTGTCGCGGGGGATCTCGTTGTCCGTCCGCCCTGCCGAGCGAAGCGTCTCGTCGACGTCGAGCACGAGGACGTTCACCGGTCGCCCGTACTTCGCCTCGAGGTCGAGCGCGGTGAACGCACCCTCGCGGGAGACGCGGGCGGCCACCTCGGCGAGGGTCTCGCCCGCCGCGAACTCGTCTCTGATCTCGTCTTTGCGTCGCTCGAGTTCCTCGCTCGCGGCCTGCCAGTGCTCGAGGGCGACTCGCGAGTCGACCGCCGGAAAGACGTCGACGAACTCCTGGTACTCCCGTAACGTCCGGGTGTCGAACTCGTCGTAGAGTCGGTAGACGAGGTCGTATCGCTCCATGTACGAACACCGCTGGGGAGCCGGATAACCGTTTTCCGTCGGCTGCAGCACCGCTCGTCGAGGACCGCTTCTCGAGCGGTCACATCGTCGACGTCGATGGACGGCGGATTCTCGCGGGCGCCCGGACGACGACACGACTATAAAAACGGCGGTCGAATTCGATCACATATGAAAAACGTCGACGACCTGATCGAGAGCGCGGCCGAGCTCGCCGACCAGGGTCTCTCGAAGGGTGAGATCGCCGACGAGCTGAACGTCTCCCGGGAGACGGCGAGCTGGCTCGTCGAGCGGAGCGATGCGGCGACGCCGAGGCGGGATCGTCAGACCGACGCTGGTGGGCCACAGGACATTCACGTCGATTGGTCGGCGATCGGCCGTGACAGCAAGCGCATGGGGGCGATCGCCGAGGCGATGGCCGATATGCTGACGAAGCACGGTGAGGACGTCGACCTCACGGTGGGCATCGAGAAGGCCGGCGGCCCGATCGCCACCCTCGTCGCCCGCGAACTCGAGGCCGACCTCGCGACGTACATCCCCTCGAAACACCAGTGGGAGGAAGGCGACATCGAGGAGCTCCACGGCACCTTCTCGCGGAACTTCGCCGACATCCGAGACCGCGAGTGTTACGTCGTCGACGACACCATCACCAGCGGCACGACCATGCGAGAGGCCATCGAGGCGATCCGCGCCGAGGGTGGCGAGCCGTTGGCCTGCATCGTCCTCGCCGACAAACAGGGCGTCGACGAACTCGAGGGCGTCCCCGTCTACTCGTTGCTCCGGGTCATCAGCGTCGGCCGGGACGAGTAACGCTTCCGACCGACGCCGAGTACCCCGGCACCTGTTGGGACCTCATCAAAAGGTTTTATAAAATAGGGTTGATAACTCGGGCAGCATGGATAAACATCCAGCCCCACAGATGGGGTCTGAAGGAACCGTCGTCGGAAAGCGATTGCTCGCGTTTATCGTCGATTCGATCATTCTAGGCATCCTCTCGTTTGCGATTCTCCTTCCCTCGTTTTTCCTCGGAGACATCATCGGGCTGTTGGCCATGATAGTCGTTGGCGTCGGCTCACTCGTATACGTCTTCTTACTCGAGGGGATCTACGGCTACACGCCCGGCAAGCACGTCATGGGGCTCGTCGTGGTCAAGTCCGACGGCTCGCAGTGTACGATGGGTGCGTCGATCATCCGGAACCTGCTGCTGATCGTCGACAACCTGCCGTTCGCGTACATTATCGGGCTCGCGCTGATCCTGATCACCGACCGGAAACAGCGCGTCGGTGACCTGGTCGCGGACACGGTCGTCGTCAGCCAGCGCTAACGGGATTTTTGCACGACCGGTGAGAAATCCGACCGGTCACGTTCGTCGATCGGCCGACTCAGATCTCGCCGTCTTCCTCGAGTTCGTCGAGGTACTCGTGGGCGTCCTCGAGAATCTCGCGGGGACCGTCCTGGGTCACGGTGTTCACTGCCTGTTCGTAGTCGCGCCACTGCAGGTCGCGGTGTTCACTCGAGAGTTCAGCGCTCGCCTCGTAGGATTTCGCGATGAAGAGGTGAACGGTCTTGTGGATCGTCGTGCCGTTCGCCTCGAAGACGTAGCTGTAGTCTTTGCGAAAGCCGTCGAGTAGTCTGAACTGGTCTATTCCTGCCTCTTCCTTTATTTCGCGGATAGCCGTCTGCTGTAGTTCTTCGTCTCCTTCGACACCGCCCTTCGGAAACTCCCAGTCGCCCGGGCGGCTCTTGAGTAGAAGATACTCGCGCCGGCCCCGCGTGTCGCGGAAGAGGATCGCGCCTGCGCTCGTAGCTTCGACTGCCATTACTACACGTAACGTGTGAGCCGTTAAGAGAATATCGGACCGTCCGCCCGTCGCGGACGGATCGCAGCAGATTTTTACGCGACGAGCGTGGACGAGTGTACAGCTATGACCTTCGTCACCCGCCTCACGCTCCAGAGCGGCGATCGAGCCGCCCTCGATGGAATCGTCGACGACATCAAAGCGACCGCCGAGAAGAAAGGCGCCGCGCTCAAAGGCCCACACTCCCACCCGCCGGACCGACACCGGGTCCCGCAGCATCGCCGCCTCCACGCCGACGACGACCGAACCTTCCCCGCCTGGGAGTATACGGTGTTCACCCGCGAACTCGAGATCCACGGGTACGACGACTTCGCGCGCGACGTCGCCTCGCGGGCGTTCCCGTCCTCGGTACACGTCGAAGCCGAGATCGAACAGATCCACATGCAGTGACCCGACTCCGGAGATCCGGCTGCCATCGACGGACCGGCCTCGAGCCCGACCGACGCGGCCTACCCAGGCTGGCGTCCCGTTTTTCACTGGTGCCTCCCAACCGCCGACCATGTACACCGGCAAGACCGTAAAGCCGTGCTGTCTCTGTGGAGCGCCCGACGTCGAGGTCCGCCTCGACCTGCCACCCCGGGCGATCCAGCTGCTGAAACACGGCGAGGTGATCGCCTGGCAGGACGTCGTCGGCGAGGTATCTATTCACTTCTGTGCGAACGACTGGAAGACCGTCACGGAGCTGGTGCTCGAGGTTGGGATGAGTCCACTCTCGCGGTGTAACGTCGCCCGGGCGTCGTTCGACCTCCGAGAAGATTTCGAGGCGTTCACGAGTCGGACCGTCGACGAGCCGGATCATCGACCACTCGAGCAACGGCTGTGGTCAGAGAGCGAGGCCGTGCTGGCCGGCGAGACCGACTACCCGCCATCGGAACGCGACCTCGTCGAAGCCCGGATCGTGCGCTGGGCGCTCGAGGATACCGACGCGCCGGTCGCCCGGTCGCACGCCGACCGACCGTCCGACTGATCGCGGCGTCGCGTTCCCCTTTCGCCACTCCTTTGGGCTCACCCGCCGATCCTCGGCCATGAACGACGATACACTCGTCTCGCTCCGACGGGACCTCCACCGCAAGCCCGAACCCGCCTGGCGGGAGTTTTACACCACGGCACGGATCGTCGAGGAACTCGTTGCGCTCGACGTCGACGACCTGTACGTCGGTCGGGACGCGATCGCCGGCGAGCACCGAATGGGAGTCCCCGAGACGGCCGAACTCGAGGCGTGGTACGAGCGCGCCCGGGCCGCAGGTGCCGACGAGGCGGTCCTCGAGAACCTCGAGGGCGGCTACACGGGTGCCGTCGCGGTTCTCGAGCAGGGTGATGGGCCGACCGTCGGCCTCCGGGTCGACATCGACGGCCTGCCCCGCGAGGAGTCAGACGATCCCGAGCACGTCCCCGCCGCCGAGGGCTTTCGCTCCGAACACGAGGGGGCGATGCACGCCTGCGGGCACGACGCGCACGCGACGATCGGAATCGGCGTCCTCGACGCAGTGCGTGAAAGCGACTTTACTGGCACGCTGAAGGTCTTCTTTCAGCCCGCCGAGGAGGTCGTCGGCGGCGGGAAGTCGATGGCAAAGAGCGAGCACCTCGCGGACGTCGACTACCTGCTCGCAGTCCACGTCGGCCTCGACCACCCCACGGGCGAGGTCGTCGCGGGGATCGACGGCTTCCTCGCGGTGAGTCACCTCGAGGCGACCTTCTCCGGCGAATCCGCTCACGCGGGTGCCAGGCCCGAGGAGGGGCGAAACGCGATCCAGGCGCTCGCCACGGCAGTGGGCAACCTCTACGCCATCCCGCGACACGCAGACGGCGTCACCCGGGTCAACGCCGGGATCGTCGAGGGTGGCGCCGCGGCGAACATCGTCGCCGAGGAGGCCCGCCTCGTCGCCGAGGTCCGCGGCGAGACGACCGAGCTCATGCGGTACATGGACGAGAAGGCCCGCCGCGTCCTCGAGTCGGCCGCCGAGATGCACGACTGCGACGTCGACATCGAGACGGGTGCAGAGGCCCCGAGCGCCGAGAGCGACGAGGGGCTCGTCTCGATCGTCGCGGACGTGGCCGGCGAGACCGACGGGATCGAGTCGGTGCTCGAGCGCGACGTCCTCGGCGGGAGCGAGGACGCGACGTTCCTGATGCGTGAGGTGCAAGAGAACGGTGGGCTGGCCTGTTACGTCGGCGTCGGCACCGACCACCCCGGCGGCCACCACACCGCGACGTTCGACGTCGACGAGGAGAGCATCCGCCACGGCGTCGACACCCTCGCGGGTGCGATCGAACGGATCGGCCTCGAGCGTCCCTGAGGGGCAAGCGGCCTACCGGCACCGTCCGTGAGGGGCTCGCGGCGATCGCATGCGTACCGAGTGAGTACGATCGTCAGAACCTGTTCGCGTCGGAAACGCCTATTTGACTGTGGAGCGAATTGCTCGAGCGAATGCGAGCCGCCCCGTCGCGTTCCCGTTCGTCGACCGACGAGTTCGAACCCCACCTGGAGGTGAGCGACTCGTGAGCGTGAACCGCGCCCGCGTCGGCCTCTGGTTCCGGATGGCCGTCGCGACCGTCCTCAGTGCGGTGCTCTCGATCGCCGTCGTCGGGGTCGCCCCCCTGCTCGTCGCGCTCCCCGTCTTCGGCACGATCCGGTACGGCGTCGAGGCGCTCGAGGGCGTCGTCCCCGTTCCCGCGGCGACCGTGCTCGTGGCCGCGATCGCGGCGACCTGTCTGGTCACCGTCGAGTGGTCGCTGCGGACCGTTCGGCGGGCTCGAGCGCGCTCGGCGCCGGCGGGAGCGCTCGCACAGGGAACCGTCGAACTGGCCTCGTACGTGCTCTTGCTCGCGTCGATCGTCGTCCTGCTGGCCGCCGTGCCGTACCTCCAAGAGGTGCTTCCCGAGTTGGTCTTCGCGATCGGCGTACTCGTCGGCTTCTTCTACCTCCTGACGGCCGCGTACGCCTGGGCCGCCCACGAGTGGGTTCGCTCGCGGAACGAAGACGACGAACGGACGGCCGGCGGCAACTGGCTCGTCCTCGGCGTCTTCGTCGTCGGCTACCTCAGCGTCGCCTGGTGGCGCGGCTTCGTCGTCGTCATCGTGGCCGCGGTACTCGCCGTCGCCCTCGGCGCCGTCTTCGCTCCCGACCGCCTCGAGCGCGTTCGCGACGCCGTCGAACGACGCGCTGCCGAGCAAGAAGAGAGCG
This portion of the Natronobeatus ordinarius genome encodes:
- a CDS encoding HAD family hydrolase, whose translation is MERYDLVYRLYDEFDTRTLREYQEFVDVFPAVDSRVALEHWQAASEELERRKDEIRDEFAAGETLAEVAARVSREGAFTALDLEAKYGRPVNVLVLDVDETLRSAGRTDNEIPRDTLHVLTEFHEAGVPIVICTGQTLENVKGFAIQGLGSEIVHSGELSIVYEAGTGVFTPGHGADTKQLLYEELEAEIRDVFDDVRARVLPDAPAELRRGCHLQGNEFNVTMKPNFETGSSQAREIIDRALVYLLDLLATAASDAAETVLEEAPAWTRAFYAAGDTEIRAVLEREGEYPDVSVDDVPTALASILERIDVAYYEADAAEISSLELNKVTGVERALDVLGVDDPFALVMGDSKSDLRVMRWVAEHDCGLSAAPDHASRETLEHVLETDELVFDRGKSVDVLRTVYALNRFARLG
- the gfcR gene encoding transcriptional regulator GfcR; the protein is MKNVDDLIESAAELADQGLSKGEIADELNVSRETASWLVERSDAATPRRDRQTDAGGPQDIHVDWSAIGRDSKRMGAIAEAMADMLTKHGEDVDLTVGIEKAGGPIATLVARELEADLATYIPSKHQWEEGDIEELHGTFSRNFADIRDRECYVVDDTITSGTTMREAIEAIRAEGGEPLACIVLADKQGVDELEGVPVYSLLRVISVGRDE
- a CDS encoding NAD(P)-dependent alcohol dehydrogenase yields the protein MHAARLHEYTDDMSDALSIDEVDRPSAERSDDVIVEVSGAGWCQTDNHIIEGMWTEYAPQELPMTLGHENAGIVTEVGEEVTLVSEGDPVICHPVQTCGICRPCRLGEDMYCENSDFNGLTTDGGFAEYLKTNERAVIPLPDGVDPTEIAPHADAGITAYHAAKRAVRELNPGDMAVVIGIGGLGHIGLQCLQAMSAADVVAVDVKDEALELADQLDADHTVNSSDEDLPSVVADLTDGEGAQQVLDFVGRDETTAYAPEIVAAGGDHHVIGYGGHIHEPCQALVNGEFSFKGTLVGRYAELQELVALVDRDLVELHTDRYELAEINTVAERLEHGEIEGRAVVTPP
- a CDS encoding uS10/mL48 family ribosomal protein — protein: MTFVTRLTLQSGDRAALDGIVDDIKATAEKKGAALKGPHSHPPDRHRVPQHRRLHADDDRTFPAWEYTVFTRELEIHGYDDFARDVASRAFPSSVHVEAEIEQIHMQ
- a CDS encoding iron-sulfur cluster assembly protein, which gives rise to MAGERPRRPTPAEPRRADVLEALEPVTDPELDRSIVDLEYVDSVEIGDDGSHVAVRITLPTAWCSPAFAWMMAVDARDAIEALPAVETATITLGEHMHEAEINRGVNDGLRFGEAFPDADGDVAGVRAELDEKARVARQYDAVEALLEAGFAPDQIVALRKRDLEEGGDEVVVYLHERAVGVFVPADPLERYLEKACETGVVSGPDDVLFRTPEGEPIAPDEFDLVHRRGRLARVNMSTQGGVCAGLHEARQQRLEESTDD
- a CDS encoding HAD family hydrolase; the protein is MTEYDAIVYDLDGTLVHLAVDWAAATDDVRDVYESANLEPPGKTLWELLEAAEGTDFHTDVERVIAAHEREGARTSRRLAHADELLTREVPVGVCSLNCEAACRIALEEHGLLEAVEVVVGRDTVTNRKPHPEPLLEAVHGLGVEPERTLFVGDSARDKATADRAGTKFEYVGDGPSGH
- a CDS encoding DUF5822 domain-containing protein produces the protein MPERVETTDPEGVDYGWVMQVTFVTTILVGAPLVALASMTVDLSTWTERATFAIQVGAPVWFLTAIAVFAYAKYAQAQDHD
- the panB gene encoding 3-methyl-2-oxobutanoate hydroxymethyltransferase produces the protein MPSVRDVRAKAGNEPITMLTAYDAPTAEIVDEAGIDVILVGDSVGNVALGYETTVPVDVDDIARHTATVTRATEEALVIADMPFLSYGTDEQTSLENAGRMLKEAGAEAVKLESGPHTVSLTEKMVQLGIPVMAHLGLTPQHVNQYGGYPRQGTDQAAAERILELALAHEDAGAFSLVLEHVPANLARDVTAALDIPTIGIGAGPHCDGQVLVFHDAVGLSEWTPSFSKQFGDVRGEMQKAVDDYVAAVETGEFPAEEHSHEESDLDSLY
- a CDS encoding dihydrodipicolinate synthase family protein, with the translated sequence MSLHEPGAVDPLSLAGVVPPTITAFDDEESLDLERTAAHARFVVDRGVHGVFPLGTNGEFALLTDAERDRVVEAVVDEVGGEVPVIAGVGAPSTRQTVAHAEHAESVGADGVVVVTPYYFPLDGRGAVEHYQRVAEAVSVPIYVYHIPGRTGNRLSLETLEELAAIDGVAGVKDSSKDVPWLVQAMDACPDLTYLAGSDSLLFAGLEVGCAGMVSAVANVFPELVVELYEAYDEGDEAQAHDLQRQVFAVRRAFKSGGGYMAGVKSTLPMRGFDAGPLRSPLRLLDDEEADALSEQLAAIEGVGEHLSLEK
- a CDS encoding amidohydrolase family protein — its product is MYHQDGEDVFVIDGHVHLWDASEENITHQGGEEFIQCFYDYHTTFTPEERQWDLDEEYRQYGAERMVTDLFENAAVDMAIFQPTYLTDFYDEGFNTTEQNAELALEYPERFVLNGSFDPRDGEPGLEYLEELHETYDLKGVKVYTAEWRGESKGWRLDDEEAFEFLEKCVELGIENIHPHKGPTIRPLNRDAFDVKDVDDAASSFPDLNFVVEHVGLPRLDDFCWIAGQEPNVYGGLAVAAPFAQNRPGKFSEIMSELLWWLGEDRLLFGSDYALWNPDWLVETVMEAELTPEHRAEYGVEWDIETKQKVMGENAAELYDIDLEERKRQFREDEITEAFGLEDHYAGEPAAADD
- a CDS encoding RDD family protein, producing the protein MDKHPAPQMGSEGTVVGKRLLAFIVDSIILGILSFAILLPSFFLGDIIGLLAMIVVGVGSLVYVFLLEGIYGYTPGKHVMGLVVVKSDGSQCTMGASIIRNLLLIVDNLPFAYIIGLALILITDRKQRVGDLVADTVVVSQR
- a CDS encoding bis(5'-nucleosyl)-tetraphosphatase yields the protein MAVEATSAGAILFRDTRGRREYLLLKSRPGDWEFPKGGVEGDEELQQTAIREIKEEAGIDQFRLLDGFRKDYSYVFEANGTTIHKTVHLFIAKSYEASAELSSEHRDLQWRDYEQAVNTVTQDGPREILEDAHEYLDELEEDGEI